A region from the Acyrthosiphon pisum isolate AL4f chromosome A1, pea_aphid_22Mar2018_4r6ur, whole genome shotgun sequence genome encodes:
- the LOC100574296 gene encoding fatty acid synthase-like has protein sequence MQFGNHDGTLTEHDGNHFKSLLLDSYKEADIDPATVDFIEAYGSGIKNEDAMELNIMEEVFCTENRRTPLKVGSVKSNVGHCEVSSLFMSIVKAIITLESGYIPPNINYTGPNNNVAALKNGKIQVSVIQLVLL, from the exons atgcagTTTGGTAATCATGATGGGACACTAACCGAGCATGATGGAAATCACTTTAAATCATTGCTATTAGATTCTTATAAAGAAGCTGACATAGATCCGGCTACAGTAGATTTCATAGAAGCTTACGGATCGGGAATTAAG AATGAAGATGCTATGGAATTAAATATCATGGAAGAAGTGTTTTGTACTGAAAATAGAAGGACACCTTTAAAAGTGGGTTCCGTGAAAAGTAACGTAGGTCACTGTGAAGTGTCTAGTCTCTTTATGTCAATTGTAAAAGCCATCATTACGCTGGAAAGTGGATACATACCACCTAACATAAATTACACAGGACCAAATAATAATGTAGCAGCGTTAAAGAATGGAAAAATTCAAGTAAGTGTAATACAATtagttttactataa
- the LOC103311453 gene encoding fatty acid synthase-like has protein sequence MAVQKEEVVISGVGGVFPECDTMEELKNLLFNKTNGVTIDSRRWKPNELGAIAGTGKLKNVNKFDATFFSAHPKLAEVMDPMTRIFIERSIEAVFDAGLSPGDLRGTNTAVFSGSAISETEMFTLDSSKTAAFSMLGRSRTMQANRVSYILNLIGPSFTMDGGWICGSNALEKAKQMIENGFISSAIVGVTNLALRPEIQFQFQGLNRLNQSFQTKSFSSDADGYNRSEACIVMYLQKASEAKRSYGTLLSVRSVQFGDHEGHITEHNGNHFKSLLLDSYKQANIDPASVEYIEAYGSGIKSEDAMELNIMEEVFCTKRRNIPLKVGSVKSNIGHCEVSGLFMSIIKAIIILESGYIPPNINYSEPNKSVAALKNGKIQVITEKTLFKGDIIGVNSFGFLNAFSHVILKKNSKVKEIFKNIDSNDYIPRLILASGRNEENARATVKKIKYHGNDPEYLALTNDVFTGNINAHFFRTFSIFPNIDESRIDEVWNVNMKKRKIWFIFSGMGSQWQGMGTDLMKIPVFDDAINKCDIILKPKGVDIKNILTSQNPKLFDNILNSFVGIAAVQIGLVEVLRALDITPDGIIGHSVGELGCAYADGCFTAEEMILAAYARGQATLETDVIPGMMAAIGLGYDQIKDKLPHDIDVACRNSATSCTISGPVESINEFVSKLKSEGVFAKSVNVAGIAFHSRYIQSAGPTLLKYLKDVCSTIKLIILISFQLCLYIFFIDDQSTKEKVV, from the exons atggcTGTACAAAAAGAAGAAGTTGTAATATCGGGTGTTGGAGGAGTATTTCCTGAATGCGATACGATGGAAGagttaaaaaacttattatttaacaaaacaaatgGAGTAACAATCGATTCAAGAAGATGGAAACCAA atGAACTTGGCGCTATTGCTGGAACCGGAAAActgaaaaatgttaacaaatttgATGCAACGTTCTTCAGTGCTCATCCTAAACTAGCCGAAGTAATGGATCCAATGACAAGAATCTTCATAGAACGTTCAATTGAAGCGGTTTTCGATGCCGGTTTAAGTCCAGGAGATTTACGTGGAACAAATACAGCTGTATTTTCTGGTTCAGCTATCAGTGAAACAGAAATGTTTACATTGGACTCCTCTAAAACTGCTGCTTTTTCAATGTTAGGACGGAGTAGAACAATGCAAGCAAATCGCGTTTCATACATccttaatttaatag GCCCCAGTTTCACAATGGACGGAGGATGGATTTGTGGGTCAAATGCTTTAGAAAAGGCCAAACAAATGATTGAAAATGGTTTCATATCTTCTGCAATTGTTGGGGTTACAAATTTGGCTCTTAGACCAGAAATACAATTCCAATTCCAAGGATTGAATAGATTGAATCAAAGTTTCCAAACAAAATCATTCAGTTCtgatg CTGATGGCTATAACAGATCAGAAGCTTGTATtgttatgtatcttcaaaaagCATCTGAAGCAAAACGCTCCTATGGAACGTTATTGAGTGTAAGATCAGTCCAGTTTGGAGACCACGAAGGGCATATAACTGAGCACAATGGAAATCACTTTAAGTCATTACTGTTGGATTCTTATAAGCAGGCAAACATCGATCCAGCTTCTGTAGAATACATTGAAGCTTACGGATCAGGGATAAAG AGTGAAGATGCTatggaattaaatattatggaaGAAGTATTTTGTACAAAACGAAGAAATATTCCATTAAAAGTAGGTTCCGTAAAGAGTAATATTGGCCATTGCGAAGTGTCTGGTCTCTTTATGTCAATTATTAAAGCGATCATTATACTCGAAAGTGGCTATATACCACCCAATATAAATTACTCGGAACCAAATAAAAGTGTAGCAGcattaaaaaatggaaaaattcaa GTAATCACAGAAAAAACTCTTTTCAAAGGTGACATCATTGGAGTCAattcttttggttttttaaatgcatttagtCATGTTATTCTAAAAAagaatagtaaagtaaaagagATATTCAAAAACATAGACAGTAATGATTATATACCAAGGCTTATATTAGCATCTGGCCGGAATGAAGAAAATGCTAGAGCGACTGTAAAAAAG ATCAAGTATCATGGAAATGATCCGGAATATTTAGCGTTGACCAATGACGTGTTTACTGGAAATATCAATGCTCATTTCTTCAGAACTTTTTCTATTTTCCCCAACATAGATGAATCACGGATAGATGAAGTTTGG AATGTTAATATGAAGAAACGCAAAATATGGTTTATTTTCTCCGGTATGGGATCACAATGGCAAGGAATGGGAACAGACCTTATGAAAATTCCAGTTTTTGATGATGCCATTAACAAATgtgatattatactaaaaccAAAAGGAGTTGATATCAAGAATATTTTGACCAGTCAAAATCCAAAACTTTTTGACAACATTCTCAATTCATTTGTCGGAATCGCTGCAGTTCAG attgGATTAGTAGAAGTGTTGAGAGCATTAGACATTACTCCCGATGGGATCATAGGCCACTCGGTCGGAGAATTGGGATGTGCCTACGCAGATGGTTGTTTTACGGCTGAAGAAATGATATTAGCTGCTTACGCCCGAGGTCAAGCTACTCTAGAAACAGACGTCATTCCTGGCATGATGGCCGCCATTG GACTGGGATATGACCAAATCAAAGACAAACTTCCCCATGACATTGACGTCGCTTGTCGTAATAGTGCCACTAGCTGCACAATATCTGGTCCTGTTGAAAGTATCAACGAGTTCGTGTCAAAACTAAAATCCGAAGGTGTCTTCGCAAAATCCGTCAACGTTGCTGGCATAGCGTTTCACAGTAGATATATTCAATCCGCTGGTCCAActctacttaaatatttaaaagatgtttgttcaacaattaaattaattatattaatttcattccAACTttgtctatacattttttttatagatgatCAAAGTACCAAAGAAAAGGTCGTCTAA
- the LOC103311599 gene encoding tektin-4-like → MNLEKAKQTAETRLHNRLKRPGDENVKDNAQLSLISEVKNLSDQLNTLNYQLYCARTGHGGLQEARSLLEDDSRIKRKTLWIDSIRCQRIRAHYPSVNILLGR, encoded by the exons ATGAATTTAGAAAAAGCAAAACAAACTGCTGAAACAAGGTTACACAATCGGCTGAAACGTCCGGGGGATGAGAACGTCAAGGATAATGCACAACTAAG cctTATTTCGGAAGTAAAAAACTTAAGCGATCAATTAAACACGCTCAATTATCAGTTGTATTGTGCCAGAACAGGACACGGGGGGTTGCAAGAGGCGCGTTCGTTACTCGAGGACGATTCTCGTATTAAAAGGAAAACGCTTTGGATCGATAGCATTAGATGTCAGAGGATACGAGCGCATTATCCTTCCGTAAACATATTACTTGGCCGATGA